The Cyanobacteria bacterium GSL.Bin1 genome segment TACTATAACGGTCTCACCGGTCATCAAGCTTGATTTCCTTTACTTTTTCTGAATTGAAATGAGTCCATTATGATGTCATCAAGGTTGCGCTAGCGCGATCACCTCTGGCAGCGAGCTTCGCTTGATCGCGAAATTTCAACTTCATGCCTTCCCATCCTTAAACCTTTCCATAATTCTTTGAGTTGACCGGATAGCTTGTAAATTTCTCAACCTGGATCAATCCAAGGTTTGCCAACGCGCCCCAGTACTTGTCGTTTAAAGGCGATACTGAAAAGGGTAATTTAACGTTCCTTGTCCCTTGATCCTTTAACCTTGTCCCCATCTTTACCAATCAATAGGGAGGCTGATTCGAGAAGTATTGCAACGTGCCCTTGATTATCAAATCCACTCGAAGCATTGGTTAGACCAATCCTTTTTTTTTCATTCCAGCGCCTTCCACATCCAGATGTCCGGTCTATTTTTACCATTTGCGTTTGGGACAATTCCCACGATCATGTATCCACACTTCTCATAGAATTCATAAGGATGATTCCTGAGATTCCTGATCTTTTTAATCTCTTCCCAGATGTTGTCCCTGCTAATGGTGACTTGAGATAGCGAAGTCCTGAATTGTTCATCGTCTGTCCCAAGCACTATTCCGATGATTCCTTTTTCCTTGGCGATTCTCTCTATTTCTTCTAGTAGAGTTCTACCAATCCCTTGCCTTTGATGCTGAGGATCAACCACCAGGGGATGCATTTCCCAGGTCGTCTTGTACATCGGACGTAGCCCAATCCAGCCGAGTAATGTGTTGCCCTCGCAAAGCCCGATACAGACGTTTGGGTCTTGTATACATTCGACTACTTCCTTGCGCGCACTTTCATCGTCGGACCAGGCATAGTTTTCCAGTTCACGGAAGGTTCCTATCAGTAGGTGCGCGGCTTGGCTCATCCATTCCTCTGATTCCGATATTGTACAGAACTGACGAATTCTGTCAACCATGTTACTTTCTTCTTGTTTGTCTTCATTAGGGCGGAACACGCCTACCTAACGGCAAAACGCAGCGGCGGTAGATAATCTCAGCAACTTCACTGCAGCACCCTTTGTCAGTCCGCTGCAGTGAAGTATTAGCCTCTCGCTGATTGCATTTTAGTTTCGTTTCATCGTGAGTGACTCATCGCTCCTGCTTACAATCTTAAACCTGAAACGCTCATAAAGCCGCACTGCTGGATTATCTGCGGAGACGCTCAACGAAATAGACGATTTCCCCCACTCAGATGCAAATAAGCGGCTCAGCAATTTTGTGCCTATACCTTGACCACGATATTCAGGGAGAACTGCGATACTGAGTTCAGAGGTGTTGTCATTCACATAGCCATAACCTTTGTGTTCTCCTATTGGCAAGCGTAGCCATACGGCACCAATAGGTTGGCTGGTGAGTGTATCGCTACTAAGAAAACCACAGTCGCCCTCACGCCCCCAATCTTGAACGTAGCGAGCAAGTTCTGGGATTTGGACGATCTCTCGTGGCAAAGTAGTTTGCCCCTCAGGTACGTGTATGGCTTGATACAACATTTCCCAGAGAAATGGCTCGTCTTCTAATTCGAGTGGTCGAATAATGCAGTTCATAATCTCGGTTTGCATCAAAGCTGTGCGTGGCAAGCTAACTATTTATGATGCGGAAACTTTCTGGATGTCCCACTGTATGGATTGACGCTCCCATCACCGGAGGTGAGGGATTCTTGGGCTGAGTCTTGCCTCCATTAACTAAGTTAATTTTGGTCTTACGGTCTCATGTCCTACCTGACTACACCTTTTACAGCAAGCGCTCTTAAAGGTAGCTCCCCAAGCGTTTAGATTTCCGTCCGCCCGACGGTATCGTAATTTATTTTGATCTCCCGCCCTTGATACTTATCGATCAGTGGAGCAATGGGGCAAGCGGTTTTCGATACCCACTTGGTGCAGTTAGCCTTTTTCCAGCCGGAGCAAAGCGTGAGGATAGGTTCGTACTACACGACTAATCCAATATCCCTCCTTTAGCTTGCCAAAATCATACCACACAACTATCCTGATTCATCCCATCATCTGAGATGAGGGTCTTCTCAGGATGACAGATAAATTAAAGAATTTTTCGGGAGATCCTTTCGTGGAAAAATCTCGTCAAAAACTCCTTGAGCAGGTTATTACTTGATGGAACTGGATTAAGATCAACAGCATTCTACTCTCCTGAAAGTGAAGGAAGTTTGGAAAGTAAGCTTGGGGAAGATGACTGAGATGAATCCTCTTTCGATGAATTAATCGCCTGAAGCAATAAATAGTTCAGTAAAGTGCGAACAGCAATAATTGCGGCTAATCGAGCAATATCATCCCAGCGGCTAGAAATCATTGTCTTGAGAATCGTTGCACCAATCAAAAAACTCAATCCCAAAGAAAAAGAATACCCCATCGCAAGGCGACTGTGCTGAAAAGCTTCTGTGGTTTCAGGGCGAAAGAAACCGGCTTTGAGAAATATAAACAGTGCCTTGGTTACGCCAATGGCAATGACAAACAGAGCCAGCAACTGACACAAGCTGGTCAAAATACTGTTGAGTAGAACGACTAACGCTGAAATTTCTGCACTTACCACATCCAGTGCCATAGCACCTCCTCAATCAATGCTGACATGACAACATCCACTGGGATAGTTCAAGTCATCATTCAAGATCATTTTTTTTACTATAACGGTCTTACCAGTCATCAAGCTTGATTTCCTTTACTCTTTCTTCATTCTCCCCACTAAACTAAAGTTATAAAAGTTTTCCGGCAAAACTTCTATAAGTATGGTTAATACTTCTTCTGATAAAACTTTAACTGAAACTTGGCAAGCCATGAGTTGGCAAAGCTTTCAAAAGCTAACTCATCAACCGAAATCTGAGCAGGCTCGATTTTACTATGATCACGGCTACATGAAAATTGAAATGAGCCCATTAGGATTGAATCATGGACGAGATAACGCGATCGCTGCCAGGGTAATTAGTTTACCAACGTTACAAATGACCATTGTTGAAGAAGCACTTGAAAAGGGGAGAACTACAGATGACGGTACAATTAACCGTTGGCTCATTCAATTATTTAGCGAATAAGGAGAAACGTCAATCGTTTGAGAGGGGATAATTAAAAACAATAGCATCAAGATCTCAAGATGTCTCCTCAAACTCCTGACTACAAAATCCGGCGCTTTCAAGCCAGTGATGCCCAACAAATTGCGCAACTCTTTCACGATACAGTCCGCAAGATCAACAGTCGAGATTATTCCCCTTCTCAAGTCAAAGCCTGGGCACCGGATCAGATTTACTTCCGCAATTGGGCAGTAATCTGTTCCCAATATTACACCTATGTGGCGGATTGCAAGGGAACGATTATTGGCTTCGGTGAATTAGAAGCCAATGGCGATATCCATTGTTTTTACTGTCATCATAACTATCAAGGCTGTGGTGTCGGTCGTCGAATTTACCAAGCAATTGAAAGCCAAGCAATTCAACTGCAACTCCCTCGCTTAGTCACAGCCGCTAGCATTACCGCCAAGCCATTTTTTGAGAAGATGGGCTTTTCCGTAGTGAATCAACAGTGTGTCACTCGTCGTGGAGAAACCTTTGCCAATTACCTGATGGAAAAACACCTTTGAGCAATCGTCTTTGATCTGGTAAATTTATTTCAGACCGATTGGTTTCTTAATGATGTCGAAAGCACAAGCCACTCGTCAGTGGATTATTGAACAAGCTGCTGAAATTTTTAATCAGT includes the following:
- the aac(6') gene encoding AAC(6')-Ia family aminoglycoside 6'-N-acetyltransferase → MVDRIRQFCTISESEEWMSQAAHLLIGTFRELENYAWSDDESARKEVVECIQDPNVCIGLCEGNTLLGWIGLRPMYKTTWEMHPLVVDPQHQRQGIGRTLLEEIERIAKEKGIIGIVLGTDDEQFRTSLSQVTISRDNIWEEIKKIRNLRNHPYEFYEKCGYMIVGIVPNANGKNRPDIWMWKALE
- a CDS encoding DUF1622 domain-containing protein: MALDVVSAEISALVVLLNSILTSLCQLLALFVIAIGVTKALFIFLKAGFFRPETTEAFQHSRLAMGYSFSLGLSFLIGATILKTMISSRWDDIARLAAIIAVRTLLNYLLLQAINSSKEDSSQSSSPSLLSKLPSLSGE
- a CDS encoding GNAT family N-acetyltransferase; amino-acid sequence: MSPQTPDYKIRRFQASDAQQIAQLFHDTVRKINSRDYSPSQVKAWAPDQIYFRNWAVICSQYYTYVADCKGTIIGFGELEANGDIHCFYCHHNYQGCGVGRRIYQAIESQAIQLQLPRLVTAASITAKPFFEKMGFSVVNQQCVTRRGETFANYLMEKHL
- a CDS encoding GNAT family N-acetyltransferase, which produces MNCIIRPLELEDEPFLWEMLYQAIHVPEGQTTLPREIVQIPELARYVQDWGREGDCGFLSSDTLTSQPIGAVWLRLPIGEHKGYGYVNDNTSELSIAVLPEYRGQGIGTKLLSRLFASEWGKSSISLSVSADNPAVRLYERFRFKIVSRSDESLTMKRN